From Drosophila yakuba strain Tai18E2 chromosome 2L, Prin_Dyak_Tai18E2_2.1, whole genome shotgun sequence, one genomic window encodes:
- the LOC122319510 gene encoding histidine-rich glycoprotein-like: MPPPPPHHHHNPPPHGPPHHGPPHHEPHPPFQTPVHPIYYEPPHGNSSGYNPPPPHGPYPYGPGYVAPGPPMHPR, encoded by the coding sequence ATgcctcctccaccaccgcaccaccaccacaacccaCCGCCCCATGGGCCACCGCACCACGGACCACCGCACCATGAGCCACATCCTCCGTTCCAGACGCCAGTGCATCCAATCTACTATGAACCCCCTCATGGAAACAGCTCCGGCTACAATCCTCCACCACCACACGGTCCGTATCCATATGGACCAGGATATGTGGCACCAGGACCTCCAATGCACCCGCGATGA
- the LOC6526404 gene encoding uncharacterized protein LOC6526404, whose amino-acid sequence MENNLWNTLQEVEKVNVSFKQTLRNINDIQNRYKMVSALRSKASKRKASFEAEIQAAITAPNPPKKSAVKKSKISMGKKRRVRKSKANVKLNQRSLLPIPAPNLTLEDFLQVEEPFVCLETNCVYEIHKTTTRLVARKPYGALIRRLYRLARMKRNQDQEQDQEEDQEEELEEDLEEDLEEEVSPDWESYHCSCSACCIECR is encoded by the coding sequence ATGGAAAACAATCTGTGGAATACGCTGCAGGAAGTCGAAAAAGTCAACGTATCTTTTAAGCAGACCTTGAGGAACATTAACGATATCCAGAACCGATACAAAATGGTTTCGGCTTTGAGGAGCAAGGCCTCCAAGCGGAAGGCATCCTTTGAGGCGGAGATCCAAGCGGCTATTACAGCACCCAATCCGCCCAAGAAAAGTGCGGTCAAGAAGAGCAAGATCAGTATGGGAAAGAAGAGACGGGTCAGAAAGAGCAAGGCGAATGTCAAGTTGAACCAGAGGAGTCTTCTACCAATCCCAGCACCCAATCTCACACTGGAAGACTTCCTGCAGGTGGAGGAGCCCTTTGTGTGTCTGGAAACCAATTGCGTCTACGAAATACACAAGACAACTACTCGCCTGGTGGCACGGAAGCCGTATGGAGCTCTCATACGAAGACTGTATCGCTTGGCCAGGATGAAGAGGAATCAGGATCAGGAACAGGATCAGGAAGAGGATCAGGAAGAGGAACTGGAAGAGGATCTGGAAGAGGATCTGGAAGAGGAGGTGTCTCCGGACTGGGAAAGCTACCACTGCTCCTGCTCAGCGTGCTGCATAGAGTGCAGATAA